The following coding sequences are from one Megachile rotundata isolate GNS110a chromosome 13, iyMegRotu1, whole genome shotgun sequence window:
- the LOC100877442 gene encoding uncharacterized protein LOC100877442, translated as MKRLEYHICFLSVLVARSLAEDFTLNIDFDKPIAVTDEKFLSLTIDPETLLTGNAFSTNFEKSVNLARAMSPAYVRFERPASFRFTDSNVQDVGRNEITELSASDWIVTNQWAKKAGLDVIACVSAADQRDKIERSEDAMEIISFTDHMAFKANWQLGYECQARCNVSASNLARQTVNLRKILNEFPRYSSSLVTGPNIVAYRSEEQRQYLRDYFNIAAPALTAVTWHPDFASVTLDDTGALVQRDNLEEDREDLLSVIGRFMDKQQLWIAESKPEALKNLYIGALILARRLGNAARSKINVFMRQPTDLTQPSADYWVSLLHKTLVGRKVFDAKTSDKDYVYLYCQCTKPSNKYEKGSVTIFGVNLNPEEVTIDLKGMKIDMVHEYILSPGFTTPNRMFSESVFLNNKTLDLINDTVPELVPDILSSPEGVKLELHPGGIGFWVLPNLKIKSCMEDDKTSEGNFEGLRNTEDVKIHVTRSVQDTSTLKTEKKQKISSRASRKSILKRELKKLRNFARKKLDDYDTAKVPLKPEDSSTSRPENAGDSRTTSADAQESRNDIQNKLQGFKDRILRIRSISRSEKMKSTVDKIVTDVASLLSKVQTALHSKREIDPSDKLKSSSNVKDHLQSLFDFLNRVDFNESKAKVVKRDLYSRFATTPDQKRENILRKRSGIEHIRIVPSIVELENSDSDEHTFYGFFQMNPAEGFPRGDVSFATGGLPRAMDGEAGSQENESDSPEPEYSDYDIYGEKMYPPAPSEDWQRDRNAAELWEAEMVDPRPERSGRTIYANPLFRALDFSTNTGYRRSKREVEDLHEILDQEMINEDDANLKDCNCRVIRSSKACNCRTGRDVAETVETATLSEVESLNSHDIADVEVFSELKEAPMESQTESNLETEPNAQIDLEGISSEMIGVTSINPLTTVSPLSLNDQSIKTPIQGEDDTSLRAEARRNKEQVSTFEATSSEVIDANVYPVTPYTVTPVSTLNEDDQSLKTPVQRERVTPTRKKPRKSKVNWKLSFERFPSETVSVTAVNLEDSNSETPSTISSLILAPNEDDESLKIQRERNTFLRESKNEQQTTNVEEIPITQASINLEDFDLGTVSTIPSLTPVSSEDESVGSVKSPVRREGGKFFLENSKKTEAKETAIDIFGDREEYSSNSYKNSTPSTGEEAATKKMEESSSTASLWEQEMAKESKMDYNIDQGAAASAKREIVDKVPKLSVGNEARSSKDSQRNRKQNLQSKRIKSNIAKARETQLMQRAKVLSALAKMIRGKTGDEVYKFGPKKSKNKNEKPEQPRKTKLPERKRPVLQNLQKSIDDEMTKIANENRNLKRRQTWEIVEDSDDLQDVRDCDKMACVLVYNPTSDDSESSESIDKRDVPTEIRKGIFNPKSQRDSTVEHSNPDRAGTEIVQLKELLEEKTAKIESSSVDDDNEKTYFALVENLDRPRIFHLREHGEEKRNAQTPRFRSNYDSYNRPRNRLYRKEIYVIDPSEYRGGEPTLQPYRNLWRPQTNSRSRNVHGVIRKVLRKPYRSRKTEQHKREDKVSDEESDEFEELSENVNTGELLKALIDNLDLQSVEELFKQLNKYNTIDEKHNFIRSIFEEMKRKRSEEDAIVESEVVEQSSRNTEYSKENESLEILDDEETVDQIENHQDIPIEDLQSDEDATSFEVSIIEEHSDTVASKRRRDTSIKPEKDYLVWLKPGQDNYLSLEKRSEDSFDGASSKILDVLKKNEEHKVMPVKRSNLDDLSVRTNERSFNILEDETSRANTTKKFDRSRRQAVDREMINENTDMVQPSELQHLEGSSSQKNQTSTEMDDIEKSLVEKIPIEKYTKKEDQKKNGNRGLPSLIQESIPSLQNIVIDGLQKAQNFTSSVEQLVENLDEKFDEATESGEENNWDDSKSTKVSHHLFRNAITNVKKFFALLGGITRILQG; from the exons ATGAAACGTCTCGAGTATCATATCTGCTTTCTGTCGGTTCTCGTGGCGCGTTCTTTGGCCGAGGATTTCACGCTGAACATCGACTTCGATAAGCCTATCGCAGTGACCGACGAGAAGTTTCTTAGCCTCACCATTGATCCAGAAACCCTGCTGACCGGAAATGCTTTCAG CACGAATTTCGAGAAGAGCGTAAATTTAGCAAGAGCTATGAGTCCGGCGTACGTTCGATTCGAAAGACCGGCTTCCTTCCGGTTTACCGATTCGAACGTTCAGGATGTCGGAAGGAACGAAATAACCGAGTTATCTG CATCCGATTGGATTGTAACGAATCAGTGGGCAAAGAAAGCAGGATTGGACGTAATAGCTTGCGTCTCGGCCGCTGATCAACGAGATAAAATCGAACGCTCCGAGGACGCGATGGAAATAATTTCTTTCACCGATCACATGGCTTTCAAGGCGAATTGGCAGCTGGGATACG AGTGTCAGGCCAGGTGCAACGTCTCAGCCAGCAATTTAGCGAGACAGACGGTGAATCTACGAAAAATATTGAACGAATTTCCTCGATATTCGAGCAGCCTCGTTACCGGGCCGAACATCGTGGCTTATAGGAGCGAGGAGCAGCGACAGTATCTCAGAGATTACTTTAATATCGCTGCTCCGGCGCTTACGGCTGTAACTTGGCACCC CGATTTCGCTAGCGTCACTTTGGACGACACGGGAGCCTTGGTGCAACGAGATAATTTGGAGGAAGATAGAGAAGACCTGCTCAGTGTTATCGGACGTTTCATGGACAAGCAACAGTTATGGATCG CTGAGTCCAAGCCAGAAGCACTGAAGAACCTGTATATCGGAGCATTAATTTTAGCGAGAAGATTAGGTAATGCAGCAAGATCGAAGATAAACGTCTTCATGAGACAACCAACTGACCTGACTCAACCGTCTGCC GATTACTGGGTGTCTTTACTCCACAAGACTCTGGTTGGACGAAAAGTATTCGATGCAAAGACCAGCGATAAAGATTACGTGTACCTTTACTGTCAGTGCACGAAACCTTCCAACAAGTACGAGAAAGGGTCTGTTACGATCTTTGGCGTGAACTTGAACCCCGAAGAGGTTACCATCGACTTGAAGGGAATGAAAATCGACATGGTACACGAATATATTCTTTCTCCAGGTTTTACTACACCCAACAGAATGTTTTCCGA GAGCGTCTTCTTGAACAATAAAACGCTGGATTTGATCAATGATACGGTTCCTGAGCTGGTTCCTGATATTTTGAGCAGCCCAGAAGGAGTAAAGCTTGAGCTGCATCCAGGAGGCATTGGTTTTTGGGTTCTTCCTAATTTAAAA ATAAAATCTTGCATGGAAGATGATAAAACGTCGGAGGGAAATTTTGAAGGCTTGAGAAACACGGAAGACGTGAAAATTCACGTCACGAGGTCCGTGCAAGATACATCGACTTTGAAAACCGAAAAGAAGCAGAAGATTAGTTCTCGAGCCTCCAGAAAGTCAATCTTAAAAAGAGAACTCAAAAAGCTGCGAAACTTTGCGAGAAAAAAGTTGGACGATTACGACACCGCGAAAGTTCCATTAAAACCTGAAGATTCTTCAACTTCTCGGCCAGAAAACGCAGGAGATAGTCGGACTACGAGCGCGGATGCACAGGAATCTCGAAAcgatattcaaaataaattacaaggGTTCAAGGATCGCATACTACGTATAAGAAGCATATCGAGATCGGAGAAAATGAAATCGACGGTCGACAAAATTGTCACGGACGTAGCGTCCTTGTTGTCGAAGGTGCAGACTGCCCTTCACTCGAAACGCGAAATCGATCCGTCGGACAAATTAAAATCATCCAGCAACGTCAAGGACCACTTACAGTCTCTCTTTGATTTTCTGAATCGTGTCGATTTTAACGAGTCCAAAGCTAAAGTGGTCAAGAGGGACCTGTACAGTAGGTTTGCAACTACCCCGGACCAAAAACGAGAAAATATTCTGAGAAAACGATCCGGAATCGAGCATATAAGAATAGTGCCGAGTATCGTCGAGCTGGAAAACAGCGACAGCGACGAACACACGTTTTACGGATTCTTCCAGATGAATCCTGCAGAAGGTTTCCCGCGAGGCGACGTGTCTTTCGCCACTGGAGGACTTCCGCGAGCGATGGACGGTGAAGCCGGAAGTCAAGAAAACGAATCGGATTCCCCAGAACCTGAGTATTCTGATTATGACATATACGGCGAAAAAATGTATCCACCGGCTCCGTCGGAAGATTGGCAAAGGGATAGGAATGCCGCTGAACTGTGGGAAGCTGAAATGGTCGATCCTAGGCCAGAAAGATCTGGGAGGACTATTTATGCAAATCCTTTGTTTAGGGCACTAGATTTTTCCACGAATACCGGTTATAGAAGGTCTAAAAGAGAGGTGGAGGACCTGCACGAGATATTAGACCAAGAAATGATCAACGAGGACGACGCGAACTTGAAGGACTGCAATTGTAGAGTGATTAGGAGTTCGAAAGCCTGCAATTGCAGAACAGGGAGGGATGTTGCGGAGACTGTGGAGACAGCGACTCTTTCCGAAGTGGAGAGCTTAAATTCGCACGATATCGCGGACGTAGAGGTGTTTTCCGAACTTAAGGAAGCTCCTATGGAGTCGCAAACTGAATCCAATCTGGAAACGGAACCGAATGCACAGATCGATTTGGAAGGAATTTCGAGCGAGATGATCGGTGTAACCTCGATAAATCCTCTGACTACTGTTTCCCCATTGAGCTTGAATGATCAATCGATTAAAACGCCAATTCAAGGCGAAGACGATACGTCTCTTCGCGCGGAGGCGAGAAGAAACAAGGAACAAGTGTCGACTTTCGAAGCGACTTCCAGCGAGGTAATCGATGCAAATGTCTACCCTGTAACGCCGTATACCGTTACCCCAGTCTCGACCTTAAACGAAGACGATCAGTCGCTGAAAACGCCGGTTCAACGCGAGAGAGTTACGCCTACTCGCAAGAAACCACGAAAAAGTAAGGTGAACTGGAAATTGAGTTTCGAAAGATTCCCAAGTGAAACCGTCAGCGTAACTGCTGTAAATCTTGAAGATTCCAATTCTGAGACACCGTCCACTATTTCTTCGCTGATTTTGGCTCCGAACGAGGACGATGAATCGCTCAAGATTCAAAGGGAAAGAAACACGTTTTTGCGAGAGTCGAAAAATGAGCAGCAAACTACGAATGTCGAAGAAATTCCAATTACTCAGGCTTCTATAAATCTGGAAGATTTCGATCTTGGAACGGTGTCCACGATTCCCTCGTTGACTCCCGTTTCGAGCGAAGACGAATCGGTTGGGTCAGTGAAAAGTCCGGTTCGACGCGAAGGAGGTAAGTTTTTTCTCGAGAATTCGAAGAAGACGGAGGCGAAGGAAACCGCAATCGATATTTTCGGGGATCGTGAGGAATATAGTTCGAACAGTTATAAGAATTCTACACCCTCTACCGGCGAGGAGGCTGCCACGAAGAAGATGGAAGAAAGTTCGAGCACAGCGTCTCTATGGGAACAGGAAATGGCCAAAGAATCCAAGATGGATTATAATATCGATCAAGGAGCTGCCGCGAGCGCCAAGAGGGAAATCGTGGACAAAGTTCCCAAACTATCCGTGGGAAACGAGGCAAGGAGTTCGAAAGATTCCCAACGAAATAGAAAGCAAAATCTACAGAGTAAAAGGATCAAGTCGAACATCGCCAAGGCTCGAGAGACGCAACTGATGCAGAGAGCGAAAGTCCTGTCGGCACTAGCGAAGATGATTCGAGGGAAAACGGGAGACGAGGTGTACAAATTTGGCCCGAAGAAATCGAAGAACAAGAATGAAAAACCAGAGCAACCTCGAAAGACGAAACTTCCCGAAAGAAAGAGACCGGTGTTGCAGAATCTCCAGAAGAGCATAGACGACGAAATGACCAAAATAGCGAACgagaatagaaatttgaaaagacgACAAACGTGGGAGATCGTCGAGGATAGCGATGATCTGCAGGACGTGAGGGATTGCGATAAGATGGCTTGCGTTCTGGTGTACAACCCGACGAGCGATGACAGCGAGAGCTCCGAATCGATCGACAAAAGGGACGTTCCGACCGAGATCAGGAAGGGAATTTtcaatcccaaaagtcaaagaGATTCAACTGTGGAACACTCGAATCCCGATAGAGCGGGGACAGAAATTGTACAATTGAAGGAACTGTTGGAGGAAAAGACGGCCAAGATCGAAAGCTCTAGCGTGGACGACGATAATGAGAAGACATATTTTGCTTTGGTGGAGAATTTGGACAGGCCACGAATCTTCCATTTGCGAGAGCACGGAGAGGAGAAGAGAAACGCACAg acACCACGTTTTCGTTCCAACTACGACTCCTACAATCGGCCTCGAAACAGACTGTATCGTAAAGAGATATACGTGATCGATCCCTCCGAATACAGAGGGGGAGAGCCGACTTTACAACCGTACAGAAATCTATGGAGACCGCAAACCAATTCGAGATCGAGAAACGTGCACGGGGTAATTCGTAAAGTGTTACGCAAACCGTACAGAAGTCGTAAAACGGAACAACACAAGCGGGAGGACAAAGTTTCCGACGAAGAATCCGATGAATTTGAAGAACTATCGGAAAATGTAAACACCGGAGAGCTTTTAAAGGCTCTGATCGACAATCTTGACTTACAGTCGGTCGAAGAGCTTTTTAAACAGCTAAACAAATACAACACCATAGATGAAAAGCATAATTTTATTCGTTCGATCTTCgaagaaatgaaaagaaaacgaTCGGAGGAAGATGCTATCGTGGAAAGCGAGGTAGTCGAGCAATCTTCCAGGAATACGGAGTATTCTAAAGAAAACGAATCTTTAGAAATTCTCGATGACGAAGAGACGGTAGATCAAATTGAGAATCATCAAGATATTCCGATAGAAGACCTGCAAAGCGACGAAGATGCTACCAGTTTTGAAGTATCCATCATCGAGGAACATTCCGACACAGTTGCAAGTAAAAGACGCAGGGACACGAGTATTAAACCTGAAAAAGATTATCTCGTTTGGCTAAAACCCGGACAGGACAATTACTTATCTTTGGAAAAAAGATCAGAGGACAGTTTTGATGGAGCATCGTCTAAAATCTTAGACGTCTTAAAGAAAAATGAGGAACACAAGGTTATGCCTGTTAAACGGAGTAATTTAGATGATCTATCTGTTCGTACGAATGAACGTTCATTCAACATACTGGAAGATGAAACGAGCCGTGCGAATACAACGAAAAAATTTGATAGATCACGAAGACAAGCAGTGGATCGAGAGATGATTAATGAAAATACTGATATG GTGCAACCCTCGGAACTACAGCACTTGGAAGGATCTTCGAGCCAGAAAAATCAGACTTCGACCGAGATGGACGACATTGAGAAATCATTAGTCGAAAAGATACCGATCGAGAAATACACGAAGAAGGAGGATCAAAAGAAAAATGGTAACCGTGGCTTGCCATCGCTCATCCAAGAAAGTATACCGAGTTTGCAAAACATCGTGATCGATGGTTTGCAAAAAGCTCAAAATTTCACGAGCTCGGTGGAACAGCTGGTCGAAAATCTGGACGAAAAATTTGACGAGGCGACTGAGAGCGGGGAAGAAAATAACTGGGACGATTCTAAATCAACGAAGGTCTCTCACCACCTGTTTCGCAATGCGATAACAAACGTGAAAAAGTTCTTCGCATTGCTCGGTGGAATCACGCGAATCTTGCAAGGATAA
- the LOC143265624 gene encoding uncharacterized protein LOC143265624, with protein sequence MCRSAIVCSILFTLIITTCSKSIGSLNNEDVETTTDSRITSDVLTEQNQSELNSKLSAKRSLLVLMPASEEKEENDSIETEGHSQKTKRCKTPLRLGASPPITRRQEILKTIQDGLKSRDQIVGASQNVPLTKTDVFDDGKYICYCQRKDGPSDQTPALKPQQATKRIKPERKNDDRNMFVGSKQKPVPSHTPHRPNLPKKLYPNVPQHPSRLQPRVKQPILQQKGQERVPYIPYAHRAGSDKNPTKFNIPFNSGVVKPDSIVGQQAPIGQQSDLNEEQQMVGQSSCPSNILDQTLTQSPENVPTNDQQEDSNVYDNNLQSEPSNPSEDGTESFVEKEPSIPQDSSQPEDPNVQAIGPESIQKENEYETTGSGVLDYSEIKEVTTAYFTSKAYTNETEHGPTGYDDFHVTGEDQDYNTNVQSRLNDPEDETIRKATNMGNTNFGEENKEEDVVGENNPNFNEDGTDDSNQDIKHEGASPAEKAGELIPGGLSSPDESDESEGNEGYFTNNETIESPEQEESEQETPIVSSMGNDNTAKGKELLNKNFATGQAKNLEDDASIVGSALNTANENAKNPSHQPLPFCDNSLLQSTIKSVVNDFAKDSSEETVGAAKDEEFLPEIVEIPNLKNVLTMPPIEQTIMDRVKDRLSKIITIDRNVFDNDKTTNVIRNTLRHMLSAAPIPKTELPPLTVEEHQFKNGKWVTNLVTLAPGTDEAPAPTSLEKVQTSVRDLIRDPALGLQAVKHPVVQNMIVESVRNTFEPGNEEPVDDSVIRNTLNEELILMQTKSEEDQDTITEAAAESNTLDPSTIDMKKLLDIAKGEAGIDNPTLKSVTASTAEENLENSGDTGEESVNDGVVGAARNEGGSMTSNGKELPVEPNYKSSCSLPDVVDAPRSGEPAQEVKNDEDERTPLLGMGNTDSNLKQSPERDLAYLGKISVQNSNNEDDVQNLRNSELYYVGDGVKLPLEIRKLDDGSYALSISRKVCEHLLNKECPCCVPAEGNVVRTVRRSSNTKLTDDGIWFNRRKRITDGESMRSVLFNDRRKRDSADDSLHIFSMPVESFARRYNLSLDLQRARTPWNFDEMEKIDEHARDRLKNLRNKGKNNVDVDLLRDLLDIHSVPDNDKTSEKRVNDNRKEDAMSNQIRKEKQNDFDRYRYQRNINKNVNKRVEIVTNILNWLRDMILNASSK encoded by the exons ATGTGTCGTTCAGCTATCGTCTGTTCGATACTTTTCACGCTCATAATAACTACGTGTTCGAAAAGCATTGGATCTCTAAATAATGAAGACGTCGAGACCACAACGGATTCGAG AATTACCTCGGATGTTCTTACGGAACAGAACCAATCCGAACTTAATTCCAAACTGAGCGCAAAGAGGAGTTTGCTGGTTTTAATGCCGGCATCCGAGGAGAAGGAAGAGAACGATAGCATAGAAACAGAGGGTCACAGTCAGAAGACCAAACGTTGCAAAACACCGCTTCGTCTAGGCGCTTCTCCTCCGATAACTAGAAgacaagaaattttgaaaacgatACAGGATGGTCTGAAGTCCAGAGATCAAATCGTCGGTGCTTCGCAGAACGTCCCGTTAACGAAAACCGACGTGTTCGACGATGGTAAATACATATGTTACTGTCAGCGAAAAGATGGTCCTTCTGATCAAACGCCAGCCTTGAAACCGCAACAGGCCACGAAGAGAATTAAACCAGAAAGGAAGAACGACGATAGAAACATGTTCGTAGGTAGCAAACAAAAACCTGTCCCTTCGCATACACCTCATCGACCAAATTTACCAAAAAAATTGTACCCCAACGTTCCTCAACATCCTTCGCGCTTGCAACCTAGAGTTAAGCAACCCATTCTGCAACAAAAGGGGCAGGAAAGAGTACCTTATATCCCGTACGCCCATCGTGCAGGTTCTGATAAGAATCCAACAAAGTTCAACATTCCATTCAATTCTGGTGTTGTTAAACCCGACTCCATCGTTGGCCAACAAGCACCGATTGGTCAACAAAGTGATTTGAACGAAGAACAACAAATGGTTGGGCAATCTTCGTGTCCTTCAAACATTCTTGACCAAACGCTAACCCAATCACCAGAAAACGTTCCAACGAACGATCAGCAAGAAGATTCCAATGTTTACGACAACAATTTGCAATCTGAGCCGTCGAATCCCTCCGAAGATGGAACCGAAAGCTTCGTCGAGAAAGAACCGTCTATTCCGCAGGATTCTTCGCAGCCGGAAGATCCGAACGTCCAAGCTATCGGGCCAGAATCGATCCAAAAGGAAAACGAATACGAAACGACGGGCAGCGGGGTGTTGGATTACTCTGAAATCAAAGAGGTCACCACCGCTTATTTCACGTCCAAAGCTTACACCAACGAAACCGAACACGGACCAACCGGTTACGATGACTTTCACGTTACAGGCGAGGATCAAGATTACAACACGAACGTGCAGAGTCGATTGAACGACCCCGAAGATGAAACGATCCGAAAAGCGACGAATATGGGCAACACAAACTTCGGCGAGGAAAACAAAGAAGAGGACGTAGTGGGTGAAAACAATCCAAATTTCAACGAGGATGGAACCGATGATTCAAATCAGGACATAAAACACGAGGGAGCTTCCCCTGCCGAGAAAGCTGGCGAGTTAATTCCTGGAGGTTTATCCTCTCCGGATGAAAGTGATGAGTCCGAAGGGAATGAAGGATATTTTACAAACAACGAAACGATCGAATCGCCAGAACAAGAAGAGTCTGAACAAGAGACCCCGATAGTTTCTTCGATGGGGAATGATAATACCGCGAAAGGCAAAGAGttacttaataaaaattttgcaacggGTCAGGCAAAAAATTTAGAGGATGATGCTTCTATAGTTGGATCGGCTCTAAACACCGCAAATGAAAATGCAAAGAACCCGTCGCACCAACCACTACCATTTTGCGATAATTCCTTACTGCAAAGTACTATAAAGTCGGTGGTCAACGACTTTGCCAAAGATTCGTCAGAGGAGACCGTCGGCGCTGCGAAAGACGAGGAGTTCCTGCCGGAAATCGTCGAAATCCCGAATCTGAAGAACGTGTTGACCATGCCACCTATCGAGCAAACGATCATGGACAGAGTGAAGGACCGTTTGTCGAAGATAATCACCATTGACCGGAATGTGTTCGATAACGACAAGACCACTAACGTGATCAGAAACACCTTGCGTCACATGTTGTCCGCCGCGCCCATCCCCAAGACAGAACTTCCGCCGCTGACTGTCGAAGAGCACCAATTCAAAAACGGAAAATGGGTCACCAATCTAGTTACTCTTGCACCGGGAACCGACGAGGCTCCTGCTCCGACAAGCTTGGAAAAAGTGCAAACTTCCGTCAGAGATCTCATTCGAGACCCTGCACTGGGGCTGCAGGCTGTCAAGCATCCTGTTGTTCAAAACATGATCGTCGAAAGTGTTCGAAACACTTTCGAGCCGGGAAACGAAGAACCGGTGGATGATTCGGTCATTCGAAACACTTTGAACGAGGAATTGATTCTGATGCAGACGAAGAGCGAAGAAGATCAAGATACGATAACAGAGGCTGCGGCAGAGTCGAACACTCTCGATCCGTCGACAATCGATATGAAAAAGTTATTAGATATCGCCAAAGGCGAAGCAGGAATAGACAATCCGACCTTAAAATCTGTTACAGCGTCTACTGCcgaggaaaatttggaaaattcaggaGATACTGGGGAAGAATCTGTAAACGACGGTGTAGTTGGGGCGGCGAGAAACGAAGGAGGATCAATGACCTCGAACGGGAAAGAGCTACCAGTCGAACCAAATTACAAATCGAGTTGCAGTCTGCCCGACGTCGTAGATGCTCCAAGAAGCGGAGAGCCTGCTCAGGAAGTAAAGAACGACGAAGACGAGAGAACGCCGTTGCTGGGAATGGGAAATACGGACTCAAATCTAAAACAGTCCCCTGAACGCGATCTCGCTTATTTAGGTAAAATTTCTGTACAGAACAGCAACAACGAGGACGATGTGCAGAATCTTCGAAACTCCGAGCTGTATTACGTCGGTGACGGCGTGAAGTTACCGTTAGAGATCAGAAAATTGGACGATGGTTCGTACGCTTTATCGATCTCTAGGAAAGTCTGCGAACATCTGTTAAACAAAGAATGCCCTTGTTGCGTGCCCGCGGAAGGCAACGTTGTTCGCACGGTACGAAGAAGTTCGAACACGAAACTTACCGACGACGGAATCTGGTTCAACAGGAGGAAAAGGATCACCGATGGCGAATCGATGAGATCAGTTTTGTTCAACGATCGAAGGAAACGTGATTCGGCCGACGACAGCTTGCACATTTTCTCGATGCCCGTGGAAAGTTTCGCGAGAAGATACAATCTGTCTTTGGACTTGCAAAGAGCGCGAACGCCGTGGAATTTCGACGAGATGGAAAAGATTGATGAGCACGCGAGAGATCGgttaaagaatttgagaaataaagGAAAGAACAATGTGGATGTCGATCTTCTCCGTGATCTGTTGGACATTCATTCGGTGCCTGATAACGATAAAACGAGCGAGAAAAGAGTAAATGATAACCGAAAGGAGGATGCGATGAGTAACCAAATACGGAAAGAAAAACAGAACGATTTCGATAGATACCGATATCAACGCAACATAAATAAAAACGTGAACAAACGGGTAGAAATAGTGACGAATATATTGAACTGGTTAAGGGATATGATTCTAAATGCATCGTCGAAatga
- the Vps24 gene encoding vacuolar protein sorting 24 — translation MGLFGKSPERNPKEMVQEWTHKLRKEGYQLDRQVRAIQREEEKVKRSLKEAAKKGDKDVCKVLAKEIIRARKACNKICTSKAHLNSVSLQMKNQLATIRVAGSVSKSTEVMQAMQSLVRVPEVAATMRELSKEMMKAGIIEEMLDETMDSIEDSEEVEDEADEEIDKILWEVTAGQLGTAPAVVTDTPGSVAASTSTEEKGEEADDKELEEMKMRLQSLRS, via the exons ATGGGTTTATTTGGCAAATCCCCGGAAAGAAATCCAAAAGAAATG GTTCAAGAATGGACACATAAATTGAGGAAGGAAGGTTATCAACTGGATAGACAGGTTAGAG CGATCCaacgagaagaagaaaaagtaaaACGTTCTCTAAAAGAAGCAGCAAAGAAAGGTGACAAGGATGTGTGCAAAGTTCTAGCAAAGGAAATAATACGTGCTCGGAAAGCCTGCAATAAAATCTGTACATCCAAAGCTCATTTGAACTCTGTTTCTTTGCAAATGAAAAATCAACTGGCAACGATTAGAGTAGCTGGTTCGGTGTCAAAATCTACCGAAGTAATGCAAGCAATGCAGTCGTTAGTTAGGGTGCCTGAGGTAGCTGCCACGATGAGAGAATTGTCAAAAGAAATGATGAAAGCTGGAATTATCGAAGAAATGTTAGATGAAACAATGGACTCTATAGAAGATTCAGAAGAAGTGGAAGATGAAGCGGATGAAGAAATAGATAAA ATTTTATGGGAAGTTACAGCAGGTCAATTAGGTACAGCACCTGCAGTTGTTACAGACACTCCAGGGTCTGTTGCAGCATCTACGTCCACTGAAGAAAAAGGAGAAGAAGCAGATGATAAAGAACTTGAAGAAATGAAAATGAGACTTCAAAGTCTTCGTAGTTAG
- the LOC105662877 gene encoding uncharacterized protein LOC105662877 encodes MYSKTNDCLEHPLGILCRCREYQEILNKFMFYSIGSRHYSLPKMNIEPVSSAKVLWVRNRVKLNEEFSKPLLDYSKETLDVNAQNVDQIWIPTEPDLIPLRLIKLQP; translated from the exons ATGTATTCAAAAACTAATGATTGTTTAGAACATCCGCTTGGTATATTGTGCAGATGTAGAGAATATCaagaaatactaaataaatttatgttttatagcATTGGTTCGCGACACTATTCATTGCCCAAGATGAATATAG AACCAGTTTCTTCAGCAAAGGTTTTATGGGTAAGAAATCgtgtaaaattaaatgaagagTTTTCGAAACCCTTACTTGATTATTCTAAAGAAACATTAGATGTTAATGCTCAAAATGTAGACCAAATATGGATACCTACAGAACCAGACTTAATACCATTAAGACTCATTAAACTACAACCTTGA